The following are from one region of the Actinomyces sp. oral taxon 897 genome:
- the truB gene encoding tRNA pseudouridine(55) synthase TruB: MSAESGPAGTGPAAAVTHRRPRVPRGAVTAGDGLLVVDKPTGVTSHDVVAAVRRLAATRRVGHAGTLDPMATGVLVLGVGRATRFLTYLVGADKTYEATVRLGQETLTEDAQGEVTASRGCADPRTRPGGQADLDSRLAAALADLTGEIMQVPSAVSAVKVNGVRSYARVRGGQDVVLEARPVTVYELGLRSHPRPARAEDGTAVVDVDLLVTCSSGTYVRALARDLGAALGCGGHLTALRRTRVGPFEAGQAADLGALGAQVEADAASAAPRGLRLLGLGEAARRCFAAVALTGDQARALSHGQRLDAQVLQGAQSPPHPVVPRAGGGAVTAGFAPDGTLVALLAPQGRWARPVLVLAPA; this comes from the coding sequence GTGTCAGCTGAGTCCGGTCCGGCTGGAACCGGTCCCGCCGCGGCCGTCACCCACCGCCGTCCGCGGGTGCCCCGAGGGGCCGTGACCGCCGGGGACGGTCTCCTGGTGGTGGACAAGCCGACGGGGGTGACCAGCCACGACGTGGTGGCCGCCGTCCGCCGCCTGGCCGCCACCCGCAGGGTCGGGCACGCCGGGACCCTGGATCCCATGGCCACTGGCGTGCTGGTGCTGGGGGTGGGGCGCGCCACCAGGTTCCTGACCTACCTGGTGGGGGCTGACAAGACCTACGAGGCCACCGTGCGCCTGGGCCAGGAGACCTTGACCGAGGACGCCCAGGGGGAGGTCACCGCCTCCCGTGGCTGCGCGGACCCGCGTACCCGGCCCGGGGGGCAGGCCGACCTCGACTCCCGCCTGGCGGCCGCGCTGGCGGACCTGACCGGTGAGATCATGCAGGTCCCCAGCGCCGTGTCCGCCGTCAAGGTCAACGGCGTGCGCTCCTACGCCCGGGTGCGGGGCGGGCAGGACGTGGTCCTGGAGGCGCGCCCGGTGACCGTCTACGAGCTGGGCCTGCGCTCCCACCCGCGTCCTGCCCGGGCGGAGGATGGGACCGCCGTGGTGGACGTCGACCTGCTGGTCACCTGCTCCTCGGGGACCTACGTGCGGGCCCTGGCCCGGGACCTGGGGGCGGCCCTGGGCTGCGGGGGGCACCTGACGGCGCTGCGCCGCACCCGGGTCGGCCCCTTTGAGGCCGGTCAGGCCGCCGACCTGGGGGCACTGGGCGCCCAGGTGGAGGCCGACGCCGCCTCCGCCGCCCCGCGCGGCCTGCGGCTGCTGGGGCTTGGCGAGGCGGCGCGCCGCTGCTTTGCGGCCGTGGCCCTCACCGGGGACCAGGCCCGTGCCCTTAGCCACGGCCAGCGCCTGGACGCGCAGGTCCTCCAGGGGGCGCAGTCCCCGCCGCACCCCGTGGTCCCGCGGGCCGGGGGTGGGGCAGTGACCGCCGGCTTCGCCCCTGACGGCACCCTGGTGGCGCTGCTGGCCCCCCAGGGGCGGTGGGCCCGCCCGGTACTGGTCCTGGCCCCCGCGTGA
- a CDS encoding TetR/AcrR family transcriptional regulator — protein MTRTSKPAAQRRDEILDVAQNLFITKGVQATSVEDILKEVGIAKGTLYYHFSSKEEILRSLISRTTTRAAQQARAAAQEPGPAVPRLLAVLAAGRVAEPELELAQELHASGNAEFHILSIVEMVRALTPALTSIVEQGVTEGVFDTDHPHEVVEILLVSAGMLLDDGVFTGEQDELARRAAGVAYAAETLLGCRPGTLAPALEGLS, from the coding sequence ATGACACGCACATCCAAACCAGCAGCCCAACGACGGGACGAGATCCTCGACGTCGCACAGAACCTCTTCATTACCAAAGGGGTCCAGGCGACGTCGGTAGAGGACATCCTCAAGGAGGTGGGTATCGCCAAGGGGACCCTGTACTACCACTTCTCCTCCAAGGAGGAGATCCTGCGCTCCCTCATCTCCCGCACCACCACCCGGGCCGCCCAGCAGGCCCGGGCCGCCGCCCAGGAGCCGGGGCCAGCCGTGCCCAGGCTGCTGGCCGTCCTGGCCGCCGGCCGTGTGGCGGAGCCCGAGCTGGAGCTGGCCCAGGAGCTCCACGCCAGCGGCAACGCCGAGTTCCACATCCTGTCCATCGTGGAGATGGTCCGCGCCCTGACCCCGGCCCTGACCAGCATCGTCGAGCAGGGCGTGACCGAGGGGGTCTTTGACACCGACCACCCGCACGAGGTCGTCGAGATCCTCCTCGTGAGCGCCGGGATGCTCCTGGACGACGGCGTCTTCACCGGCGAGCAGGACGAGCTGGCCCGCCGCGCCGCCGGGGTCGCCTACGCCGCCGAGACCCTGCTGGGCTGCCGCCCCGGCACGCTCGCACCCGCCCTGGAGGGCCTGTCATGA
- a CDS encoding M16 family metallopeptidase, protein MTIHSTDETSYTEVELAAGAAGTPGTDLTLTDDGALTRRCVLPGGVRVITEAVPGLRSAALGAWFGVGSRDEIPGQEGSTHFLEHLLFKGTATRDARGIAEAFDMIGGESNAATSKEHTSYYARVQGKDASTALEVLTDMVTSSLLDPAEVETERGVIVSELADAADDPADVAHEAFARAAFGEGTPLGRPIGGTPATVTAVPRDAVWDHYRRTYAADTLVVAAAGAVDHEEICEQVRAGLERASWDTTGAVAPRPRRFETEPLTSLTVSDVTIERDCEQSHLYLTCQGIAVRDERRWAMSVLTTILGGGMSSRLFQEVRERRGLAYTTYAFDVSYAGAGAFGLYAGCAPRDVDEVCSVMVGEFERLAADGVSEREMARARAQLRGSMVLGGEDSLARMGRLGRSEVTTGRLRSMAQSLRLLDAVTAQEVQDLAAHLAGQERARVLVGPRP, encoded by the coding sequence GTGACCATCCACAGCACGGACGAGACGAGCTACACCGAGGTCGAGTTGGCCGCCGGTGCCGCGGGCACCCCGGGTACCGACCTCACCCTGACCGACGACGGCGCGCTGACGCGACGCTGCGTCCTGCCCGGCGGGGTGCGGGTCATTACCGAGGCTGTGCCCGGGCTGCGCTCTGCCGCCCTGGGCGCCTGGTTCGGGGTGGGCAGCCGCGACGAGATCCCCGGCCAGGAGGGCTCCACCCACTTCCTGGAGCACCTGCTGTTCAAGGGCACCGCCACCCGTGACGCCCGGGGCATCGCCGAGGCCTTCGACATGATCGGCGGGGAGTCCAACGCCGCCACCTCCAAGGAGCACACCTCCTACTACGCCCGCGTCCAGGGCAAGGACGCCTCCACCGCCCTGGAGGTCCTGACGGACATGGTCACCTCCTCCCTCCTGGACCCGGCGGAGGTGGAGACCGAGCGCGGGGTCATCGTCTCCGAGCTCGCCGACGCCGCCGACGACCCCGCCGACGTGGCCCACGAGGCCTTCGCACGCGCCGCCTTCGGGGAGGGAACCCCGCTGGGCCGCCCCATCGGGGGCACCCCGGCCACCGTCACCGCCGTGCCCCGCGACGCCGTCTGGGACCACTACCGTCGCACCTACGCCGCGGACACCCTGGTCGTGGCGGCGGCCGGCGCGGTGGACCACGAGGAGATCTGCGAGCAGGTCAGGGCCGGACTGGAGCGGGCCAGCTGGGACACCACCGGCGCCGTCGCGCCCCGCCCGCGCCGGTTCGAGACCGAGCCCCTCACCTCGTTGACGGTCAGTGACGTCACCATTGAACGGGACTGTGAGCAGTCTCACCTCTACCTGACCTGTCAGGGCATTGCCGTGCGCGACGAGAGGCGCTGGGCCATGAGCGTGCTGACCACCATCCTGGGCGGGGGCATGTCCTCACGCCTGTTCCAGGAGGTGCGTGAGAGGCGGGGCCTTGCCTACACCACCTACGCCTTCGACGTCTCCTACGCGGGGGCCGGGGCCTTCGGCCTGTACGCCGGCTGCGCGCCGCGCGACGTGGACGAGGTCTGCTCCGTCATGGTGGGGGAGTTCGAGCGACTCGCCGCGGACGGGGTCAGCGAGCGCGAGATGGCCCGGGCCCGGGCCCAGCTGCGCGGCTCCATGGTCCTGGGCGGGGAGGACTCCCTGGCCCGTATGGGCAGGCTCGGGCGCTCCGAGGTCACCACCGGTCGGCTGCGCTCCATGGCGCAGAGCCTGCGTCTGCTCGACGCCGTCACCGCCCAGGAGGTGCAGGACCTCGCCGCCCACCTGGCGGGCCAGGAGCGGGCCCGGGTACTGGTGGGCCCCAGGCCCTGA
- a CDS encoding MFS transporter: protein MRYLSLLLVGALVNSVGSGLTAFGLGVFAYNTYGTASAVALVQLCAFAPIVLLAPLAGALADRFDRRLMMLLGDGCSVIGLGVVMVALGSPTPRLAYVLAGVTASSCLAALTEPALRASVSDLVGEEDYVRSAGMLQAASSARYLLSPLLAGLLLPVVGLRGLLVLDASTCLVTAACSGAVMRSVGRRRTDQWEGAGLAHHLLGGWRALSVRPGLRSLVGLMTFMTLTIGMLQVLLKPIMLPHVGTAAMGRLETVAAVGILAGAGLVTALGRLRPTTLLSLGAAGTGVSMVLLGLHVWPWWVALTGFAVFTFLGLCNAGAETLVRLSIDKDHQARAWGTISLVTQLGYLLAYLAASPLADRLLAPLMEPDGALAPSLGTLMGTGTGRGAALLVVLAGVVTTGLAVLTHARRRILGGAVVEAQEPLEAPAVSAALQHHSV from the coding sequence ATGAGGTACCTCTCCCTGCTGCTGGTAGGCGCGCTGGTCAACTCCGTGGGCAGCGGCCTGACCGCCTTCGGCCTGGGCGTCTTCGCCTACAACACCTACGGCACGGCCTCGGCGGTGGCCCTGGTCCAGCTGTGCGCCTTCGCCCCGATCGTCCTGCTGGCCCCGCTCGCCGGCGCCCTGGCCGACCGCTTCGACCGCCGGCTCATGATGCTCCTGGGGGACGGCTGCTCCGTGATCGGCCTGGGCGTGGTCATGGTGGCCCTGGGCTCGCCGACGCCCCGGCTCGCCTACGTCCTGGCGGGCGTGACGGCCTCCTCCTGCCTCGCGGCCCTGACCGAGCCCGCCCTGCGCGCCTCGGTGAGCGACCTGGTGGGCGAGGAGGACTACGTGCGCAGCGCCGGGATGCTCCAGGCCGCCTCCTCCGCCCGCTACCTGCTGTCCCCGCTGCTGGCGGGCCTCCTGCTGCCCGTCGTGGGCCTGCGGGGGCTGCTGGTCCTGGACGCCTCCACCTGCCTGGTGACGGCGGCCTGCTCGGGGGCCGTCATGCGCTCCGTCGGACGACGTCGCACCGACCAGTGGGAAGGGGCCGGGCTGGCCCACCACCTCCTGGGCGGCTGGCGGGCGCTGTCGGTCCGCCCCGGCCTGCGCTCCCTGGTGGGCCTCATGACCTTCATGACCCTGACCATCGGCATGCTGCAGGTGCTGCTCAAGCCCATTATGCTGCCCCACGTCGGCACGGCCGCCATGGGACGCCTGGAGACCGTGGCCGCCGTCGGGATCCTGGCCGGCGCCGGCCTGGTCACCGCCCTGGGACGGCTGCGCCCCACCACCCTGCTGAGCCTGGGGGCAGCCGGTACGGGCGTGTCCATGGTGCTCCTGGGGCTGCACGTGTGGCCCTGGTGGGTGGCCCTGACCGGGTTCGCCGTGTTCACCTTCCTGGGCCTGTGCAACGCCGGGGCCGAGACCCTGGTGCGCCTGAGCATTGACAAGGACCACCAGGCCCGGGCCTGGGGCACGATCAGCCTGGTCACCCAGCTGGGCTACCTGCTGGCCTACCTTGCCGCCAGCCCCCTGGCCGACCGCCTCCTGGCCCCCCTCATGGAGCCCGACGGCGCCCTGGCCCCCAGCCTGGGGACGCTCATGGGCACCGGGACGGGCCGTGGCGCCGCCCTGCTGGTGGTCCTGGCCGGCGTGGTCACCACCGGCCTGGCGGTCCTCACCCACGCCCGACGCCGGATCCTGGGCGGGGCCGTCGTCGAGGCGCAGGAGCCCTTGGAGGCGCCTGCCGTCTCAGCCGCCCTCCAGCACCACTCGGTGTGA
- a CDS encoding bifunctional riboflavin kinase/FAD synthetase, translating into MEVWYGAEQVPASLGAAGGPGSVVTIGVFDGVHRGHQAVLARVVRRAHQAGDGGVRPLAVAVTFDPHPRQVHQPDRDLPLVTSLTDRLVSLGDAGLDAVLVIAYDLGFAAQTPQEFVRTWLVGLLGARAVVVGDDVRFGRGNTGDAAALRQIGRAEGIEVEILPKVRSGQGRRWSSTWIRRCLEDGDVRQAAEILGRPHRLRGTVVHGLERGRRLGFPTANLEAATAGVVPPDGVYAGWLVRDDGTGHQERLPAAVSVGTNPTFDDVPVRTVEAHVLGRADLNLYGEEIGVDLVERLRPMRAFDGLEPLLAQIRADIERTAGILGVPVPEPIRPEDVTAH; encoded by the coding sequence GTGGAGGTCTGGTACGGCGCCGAGCAGGTGCCCGCAAGTCTGGGGGCGGCCGGGGGGCCGGGCAGTGTGGTCACCATTGGTGTCTTCGACGGGGTGCACCGGGGGCACCAGGCGGTCCTGGCCCGGGTGGTGCGGCGTGCCCACCAGGCGGGGGACGGGGGCGTCCGCCCGCTGGCCGTCGCCGTGACCTTCGACCCCCACCCCCGTCAGGTCCACCAGCCCGACCGTGACCTGCCGCTGGTGACCTCCCTGACCGACCGCCTGGTCTCGCTGGGGGACGCCGGGCTGGACGCCGTCCTGGTCATCGCCTACGACCTGGGCTTTGCCGCACAGACCCCGCAGGAGTTCGTCCGCACGTGGCTGGTGGGGCTCCTGGGGGCACGGGCCGTCGTCGTGGGCGACGACGTGCGCTTCGGGCGCGGCAACACCGGGGACGCCGCCGCGCTCCGGCAGATCGGGCGGGCCGAGGGCATTGAGGTCGAGATCCTGCCCAAGGTCCGCTCCGGGCAGGGCCGCCGCTGGTCCTCCACCTGGATCCGCCGGTGCCTGGAGGACGGTGACGTGCGCCAGGCCGCCGAGATCCTGGGGCGGCCCCACCGCCTGCGCGGCACCGTGGTCCACGGCCTGGAGCGGGGGCGCCGCCTGGGCTTCCCCACGGCCAACCTGGAGGCTGCCACCGCCGGGGTGGTCCCGCCCGACGGCGTGTACGCGGGCTGGCTGGTGCGCGACGACGGGACCGGTCACCAGGAGCGCCTGCCGGCCGCCGTGTCCGTCGGCACCAACCCCACCTTCGACGACGTCCCGGTGCGCACGGTGGAGGCGCACGTCCTGGGGCGTGCCGACCTCAACCTCTACGGGGAGGAGATCGGTGTGGACCTGGTGGAGCGGCTGCGCCCCATGCGCGCCTTCGACGGCCTGGAGCCGCTGCTGGCCCAGATACGCGCCGACATTGAGCGTACCGCCGGGATCCTGGGCGTGCCCGTGCCCGAGCCGATCCGCCCCGAGGACGTCACCGCCCACTGA
- the dapB gene encoding 4-hydroxy-tetrahydrodipicolinate reductase — MTTRVAVVGAAGRMGSTVCQAVEAAGDLELVARLDVGDPLDAAHLGGADVAVDFTVPATAEANVHALIDAGVDVVVGTTGWTDASYGRVREHLGRPEAAGRCVLIAPNFALSAVLAMGFAARAARYFESAEVIELHHPAKVDAPSGTAVATAQGIAAARAAAGLGAMPDATAADPHGARGAVIDGVHVHAVRLRGLTAHEEVVLGNPGEQLTIRTDSFDRSSFMPGVLLAVRQVGSRPGLTVGLEALLDL; from the coding sequence ATGACTACTCGTGTTGCTGTCGTGGGCGCCGCCGGGCGCATGGGATCCACCGTCTGCCAGGCCGTGGAGGCGGCCGGGGACCTGGAGCTCGTGGCCCGCCTGGACGTGGGCGACCCGCTCGACGCCGCGCACCTGGGCGGCGCGGACGTCGCCGTGGACTTCACCGTCCCCGCCACCGCCGAGGCCAACGTCCACGCCCTCATTGACGCCGGGGTCGACGTGGTGGTGGGCACCACCGGCTGGACCGATGCGTCCTACGGGCGCGTGCGTGAGCACCTGGGGCGCCCCGAGGCGGCGGGCCGGTGTGTGCTCATCGCCCCCAACTTCGCCCTCTCCGCGGTCCTGGCCATGGGCTTCGCCGCCAGGGCCGCCCGCTACTTCGAGTCCGCCGAGGTCATTGAGCTCCACCACCCCGCCAAGGTGGACGCCCCCTCGGGTACCGCCGTCGCCACCGCCCAGGGCATTGCCGCCGCCAGGGCCGCCGCTGGCCTGGGTGCCATGCCCGACGCCACGGCCGCGGACCCGCACGGTGCCCGGGGCGCGGTCATTGACGGGGTCCACGTCCACGCCGTGCGCCTGCGGGGCCTGACCGCCCACGAGGAGGTCGTGCTGGGCAACCCCGGTGAGCAGCTGACCATCCGCACCGACTCCTTCGACCGCTCCTCCTTTATGCCCGGGGTGCTCCTGGCCGTGCGCCAGGTCGGCTCCCGGCCCGGCCTGACCGTGGGCCTGGAGGCGCTCCTGGACCTGTAA
- the rbfA gene encoding 30S ribosome-binding factor RbfA, translated as MADAARARKVADRIHETVARLLQGRVKDPRLGMVTVTDVRVTGDLQQATVFYTVYGTDRERSASAAALRSATGLIRSEVGKVLGIRLTPTITFQLDALPTTAKTLEDALAQARARDEEIARNAQGATYAGDADPYRHDDEDADQTGDAPERPGDGVVSRGLAGGTQDAGAQDPEYPGEL; from the coding sequence ATGGCCGACGCCGCCCGCGCCCGCAAGGTTGCTGACCGTATCCACGAGACGGTCGCCCGCCTGCTCCAGGGACGTGTCAAGGATCCCCGCCTCGGCATGGTCACCGTGACCGACGTGAGGGTCACCGGTGACCTCCAGCAGGCCACCGTGTTCTACACCGTCTACGGCACCGACCGCGAGCGCTCTGCGAGCGCCGCCGCCCTGAGGTCGGCCACCGGGCTCATCCGCTCCGAGGTCGGCAAGGTGCTGGGTATCCGCCTGACCCCCACCATTACCTTCCAGCTCGACGCCCTGCCCACCACGGCCAAGACCCTTGAGGACGCCCTGGCCCAGGCCCGGGCCAGGGACGAGGAGATCGCCCGCAACGCCCAGGGTGCCACCTATGCCGGCGACGCCGACCCCTACCGGCACGATGACGAGGACGCTGATCAGACCGGGGACGCTCCCGAGCGCCCGGGTGACGGTGTCGTGTCCCGGGGGCTGGCAGGGGGCACCCAGGACGCCGGTGCCCAGGATCCCGAGTACCCCGGGGAGCTGTGA
- the rpsO gene encoding 30S ribosomal protein S15 has protein sequence MSVTPERKQQIIAEFATHEGDTGSPEVQIAVLTERIANLTEHFKSHTHDHHSRRGLYLLIGKRRRLLDYLMKEDIERYRSIIARLGIRR, from the coding sequence ATGTCGGTTACCCCCGAGCGCAAGCAGCAGATTATCGCCGAGTTCGCCACCCACGAGGGTGACACGGGCTCCCCCGAGGTCCAGATCGCGGTCCTCACCGAGCGCATTGCCAACCTCACCGAGCACTTCAAGAGCCACACCCACGACCACCACTCCCGTCGTGGCCTCTACCTCCTGATCGGTAAGCGCCGTCGTCTCCTGGACTACCTCATGAAGGAGGACATCGAGCGCTACCGCAGCATTATCGCCCGCCTGGGCATCCGCCGCTGA
- a CDS encoding polyribonucleotide nucleotidyltransferase — translation MFIDDPEVTAAEAVIDNGSFGRRVVRFETGRLAKQAAGSAMAYLDGETAILSATTVGRHPKDQFDFFPLTVDVEERQYAAGRIPGSFFRREGRAGTSAVLACRLIDRPLRPSFVKGLRNEVQVVETVLAIHPDDAYDALAINAASMSTQIAGLPFAGPVAGTRIALIDGHWVAFPRYSELERATFQMVVAGRVLESGDVAIMMVEAGATERAWGLIAEGAVAPTEAVVAQGLEAAKPHIKALVQAQTEVAAHTSRPTAEFPLFLDYSDEQYDAVEQAATAHDLAGAIATEGKHERDEAIEAVRDAVLADLAERFGTEEDVKALKAAFRSVTKKLVRHRTLTQGVRMDGRGLKDIRTLGAEVEVLPRVHGSAIFERGETQILGVTTLNMLRMEQQIDDLSPITHKRYMHQYVFPPFSTGETGRVGAPKRREIGHGALAERALVPVLPGREEFPYAIRQVSEALGSNGSTSMGSVCASTLSLLNAGVPLRAPVAGIAMGLMHEEIDGQTRWATLTDILGSEDAFGDMDFKVAGTRDFITALQLDTKLDGLPSDILAGALGQARDARLFILDVMAQAIDTPDEMAPTAPRVLTVRIPVDKIGEVIGPKGKMINQIQEDTGADLTVEDDGTVYIGATDGPSAEAARDAVNAIANPQMPEIGERFVGTVVKTTTFGAFVSLTPGKDGLLHISQIRRLVGGKRVENVEDVLSVGDKVEVELAEIDQRGKLSLHAVLNEEQLAAEAENGARRARDGRGDEERRERRPRRDRGEGEERRERRPRRRRTRTLEEETE, via the coding sequence ATGTTCATTGATGACCCCGAGGTCACCGCCGCCGAGGCAGTGATCGACAACGGCTCCTTCGGTAGGCGCGTGGTCCGCTTCGAGACCGGGCGCCTGGCCAAGCAGGCCGCCGGAAGCGCCATGGCCTACCTCGACGGGGAGACGGCCATCCTGTCGGCCACCACGGTGGGCAGGCACCCCAAGGACCAGTTCGACTTCTTCCCGCTGACCGTCGACGTCGAGGAGCGCCAGTACGCCGCCGGGCGCATCCCCGGCTCCTTCTTCCGCCGCGAGGGCCGCGCCGGCACCTCCGCCGTCCTGGCCTGCCGGCTCATTGACCGCCCCCTGCGCCCCTCCTTCGTCAAGGGCCTGCGCAACGAGGTGCAGGTGGTCGAGACTGTCCTGGCCATCCACCCCGACGACGCCTACGACGCCCTGGCCATTAACGCCGCCTCCATGTCCACCCAGATCGCCGGCCTGCCCTTCGCCGGGCCGGTGGCCGGCACCCGCATCGCCCTCATTGACGGGCACTGGGTCGCCTTCCCCCGCTACTCCGAGCTCGAGCGCGCCACCTTCCAGATGGTCGTGGCCGGCCGGGTCCTGGAGAGCGGGGACGTGGCCATTATGATGGTGGAGGCCGGGGCCACCGAGAGGGCCTGGGGTCTTATCGCCGAGGGCGCCGTCGCCCCCACCGAGGCCGTTGTGGCCCAGGGCCTGGAGGCCGCCAAGCCGCACATTAAGGCCCTCGTCCAGGCCCAGACAGAGGTCGCCGCGCACACCTCCCGGCCCACCGCCGAGTTCCCGCTCTTCCTGGACTACTCCGACGAGCAGTACGACGCCGTCGAGCAGGCCGCCACCGCCCACGACCTGGCTGGCGCCATCGCCACCGAGGGCAAGCACGAGCGCGACGAGGCCATTGAGGCCGTGCGCGACGCCGTCCTGGCGGACCTGGCCGAGCGCTTCGGCACCGAGGAGGACGTCAAGGCCCTCAAGGCGGCCTTCAGGTCCGTGACCAAGAAGCTGGTGCGCCACCGCACCCTGACCCAGGGCGTGCGCATGGACGGGCGCGGCCTGAAGGACATCCGCACCCTGGGCGCGGAGGTCGAGGTCCTGCCCCGCGTGCACGGCTCAGCCATCTTCGAGCGCGGCGAGACCCAGATCCTGGGGGTCACCACCCTCAATATGCTGCGCATGGAGCAGCAGATCGACGACCTCTCGCCGATCACCCACAAGCGCTACATGCACCAGTACGTCTTCCCGCCCTTCTCCACCGGCGAGACCGGCCGCGTGGGCGCCCCTAAGCGCCGTGAGATCGGCCACGGGGCCCTGGCCGAGCGGGCCCTGGTGCCGGTGCTGCCCGGCCGCGAGGAGTTCCCCTACGCCATCCGCCAGGTCTCCGAGGCCCTGGGCTCCAACGGCTCGACCTCCATGGGCTCGGTGTGCGCCTCCACGCTGTCCCTGCTCAACGCGGGCGTGCCGCTGCGCGCCCCGGTGGCCGGCATCGCCATGGGCCTCATGCACGAGGAGATCGACGGCCAGACCCGCTGGGCCACCCTGACCGATATCCTGGGCTCCGAGGACGCCTTCGGCGACATGGACTTCAAGGTCGCCGGCACGCGCGACTTCATCACGGCCCTCCAGCTGGACACCAAGCTCGACGGCCTGCCCAGCGACATCCTGGCCGGGGCGCTGGGCCAGGCCCGTGACGCCCGCCTGTTCATCCTGGACGTCATGGCCCAGGCCATTGACACCCCCGACGAGATGGCCCCCACGGCCCCCCGGGTCCTGACGGTGCGCATCCCCGTGGACAAGATCGGCGAGGTCATCGGCCCCAAGGGCAAGATGATCAACCAGATCCAGGAGGACACCGGCGCGGACCTGACGGTGGAGGACGACGGCACCGTCTACATCGGCGCCACCGACGGCCCCAGCGCCGAGGCCGCCCGCGACGCCGTCAACGCCATTGCCAACCCGCAGATGCCCGAGATCGGCGAGCGCTTCGTGGGTACCGTGGTCAAGACCACGACCTTCGGCGCGTTCGTGTCCCTGACCCCCGGCAAGGACGGGCTGCTCCACATCTCCCAGATCCGCCGCCTGGTGGGCGGCAAGCGCGTGGAGAACGTCGAGGACGTCCTGAGCGTGGGGGACAAGGTCGAGGTCGAGCTGGCTGAGATCGACCAGCGCGGCAAGCTGAGCCTGCACGCCGTGCTGAACGAGGAGCAGCTGGCCGCCGAGGCCGAGAACGGGGCCCGGCGGGCCCGGGACGGGCGTGGTGACGAGGAGCGTCGCGAGCGCCGCCCCCGCCGTGATCGCGGTGAGGGTGAGGAGCGTCGTGAGCGCCGCCCCCGCCGCCGTCGCACCCGCACCCTGGAGGAGGAGACCGAGTGA